Proteins from a single region of Cydia pomonella isolate Wapato2018A chromosome 13, ilCydPomo1, whole genome shotgun sequence:
- the LOC133524089 gene encoding putative inorganic phosphate cotransporter, translating into MDVEFLRYKYEDGAEGFIMKKKFKIGVRHLQAIYMFAVSVVLGLLRGSSGVAMLAINDPARLNDTYIEIHDWDRRTQSTTFSSFLFGYALMLLPAELCVSQFGSKMLVTAVLAMNGGFNAAMPNIVNKGGWIAVSNAQFLLGMSQACLAPANRIMLENWMPPNEKTFFSSIVYGGTYLGMILSLPCAGALSTHRLGWELIFYAQAMAALSSCAVWGILTAAAPQRHQAIGDKEKEYIEETKGFYKKKQQIVPWHDILRSPPFWALAAAHAAFNAVFVFFLFDVPYFFTIFGRTLKDASVLAMLPFVVMWLVYLTTSPTIEWVYNSGFMSYVLSTTYYRKLINALGAFGAIIGLTVLSNVNPDSGIAVVILTIALGVTGFQYSGFLDNYRNLSQNFNGTLVILTSAGASIVGAGVPLFTGSILSPDPTDFRRWRAVFLSLASFSVLGNVLYTVLGRGNRAEWDRERIKFGYHNDANQLELEELSLPKTSPKDDRPLQ; encoded by the exons ATGGATGTGGAGTTTTTGAGATATAAATATGAAGATGGAGCGGAGGGATTTATTATGAAGAAAA aGTTCAAGATAGGTGTGCGTCACCTTCAAGCCATCTACATGTTCGCGGTCTCCGTCGTGCTCGGTCTACTGCGTGGAAGCAGTGGTGTGGCCATGCTAGCCATCAACGACCCGGCGCGGCTCAACGACACATATATAGAA ATCCACGATTGGGACCGGCGAACTCAATCCACCACATTTTCATCTTTTCTGTTTGGCTACGCTCTCATGCTGCTGCCAGCAGAACTTTGCGTCAGCCAGTTTGGAAGCAAAATGTTGGTCACAGCCGTTCTTGCCATGAATGGTGGATTTAATGCGGCTATGCCTAATATTGTGAACAAG GGAGGCTGGATAGCAGTGTCCAATGCGCAGTTCCTACTAGGAATGTCTCAAGCTTGTTTAGCTCCCGCGAATAGAATTATGCTCGAAAACTGGATGCCTCCCAATGAAAAGACCTTTTTCAGCAGTATAGTTTATGGAG GTACGTATCTAGGCATGATTCTGTCATTGCCATGCGCGGGCGCACTCTCAACGCATCGACTTGGCTGGGAGCTGATCTTCTACGCGCAGGCCATGGCTGCCTTGTCATCATGTGCCGTATGGGGCATCCTCACGGCAGCTGCTCCACAGCGGCATCAAGCCATTGGGGACAAGGAGAAGGAATATATCGAAGAAACTAAAGGATTTTATAAAAAG AAACAACAGATAGTCCCGTGGCACGACATTCTTCGCTCGCCACCCTTCTGGGCTTTAGCTGCTGCACACGCAGCTTTCAACGCCGTGTTTGTTTTCTTCCTTTTCGACGTGCCTTACTTTTTTACCATATTTGGAAGGACATTAAAAGAT GCATCAGTATTGGCAATGTTGCCTTTTGTAGTGATGTGGTTGGTTTATCTCACAACATCTCCAACCATCGAGTGGGTATACAACTCAGGGTTCATGAGTTACGTACTCAGTACTACCTACTATAGAAAGTTAATTAACGCCTTAG GAGCTTTCGGCGCAATAATTGGACTGACTGTTCTTTCGAATGTAAACCCGGACTCTGGTATAGCTGTCGTCATATTAACTATAGCACTGGGTGTAACTGGATTTCAATATTCTGGATTCCTG GACAACTATCGCAACCTGTCTCAGAACTTCAATGGTACTTTGGTTATCTTGACCAGCGCAGGCGCTAGCATCGTTGGTGCGGGAGTGCCTCTTTTCACGGGCTCTATCCTAAGTCCTGACCCT accGACTTCCGACGCTGGCGCGCTGTGTTTCTCTCCCTCGCCAGTTTCTCAGTATTGGGAAACGTGCTGTATACAGTTCTAGGTCGAGGAAACCGCGCCGAGTGGGACCGAGAGCGGATCAAGTTCGGGTACCATAATG ATGCAAATCAGCTAGAGTTGGAGGAGCTCAGCCTACCGAAGACCTCGCCTAAGGACGACCGACCCTTACAATAA